The window TGGACTCATTGGATGGGTTCCCAACTGCGATACCCTTCACCATCTTATTCGAGAATACAGAGATGCACGAAAGGTTTGTCTTTTTATTCATGAAGGTTTTCACTCTTGAAAGTTTCTGTTGATTCTTACACATGCCTTTTCTTATTTCCAGATCATCCTTAATCAAGAACACAAACATATGTTGAGTTTTGCTCCAAACTACGGCAATCTACCGCTCATAGCAAAGATTGAAGTATTTGAGTACGCTCTAGAAAACACAGAGGGAAATGATCTGTCCAGGGTACTTAATCTAGCTTTAACTTCTAGTAGTGTTCTCTTGGCTAAAGTAACTAATCTGGAATACGAAATTGCTTTGTTTCTCCTTCTTGGTAGGTTATGTGGTTAAAAAGTCGCTCGTCAGAGGTATGGCTGGAGAGAAGAACCAACGATACTAGAAGTTTAGCCGTTATGAGTATGGTATGTGGTTGCTTTCATCATTTGTTCACCACTTGTGTAGCGTCAATGTAGATTTTTTACTCATGTTTGACTTGCACTTTAAATGAACTTCTCTCGTATCAGGTTGGTTATATTTTTGGGTTAGGTGATCGACAACCAAGTAACCTTATGCTAGATAGATACAGgtacataaaaataaagaaaagggTTTATATTGCTTAAAACATCCAACTATACTTCTGTTTCTTTATCAATGGTTTCAATTTTGCAGTGGGAAAATCTTGCATATTGATTTCGGAGATTGTTTTGAGGCGTCTATGAATAGAGAGAAGTTTCCTGAAAAGGTACTATCTTATAATGTTTTCCTCATAAGACTTGTTTGACGATATGAGGAGAGAGCTTTATTGTCTTAAACAACACTATGTTAGGTTCCATTCCGTCTGACAAGAATGCTTGTCAAAGCAATGGAAGTAAGTGGCATCAAAGGAAATTTCCGGTCGACATGCCAAAATGTTATACAAGTTCTCAGAACCAACAAAGACAGTGTAATGGCGATGATGGAGGCGTTTGTGCATGATCCTTTAATCAATTGGCGTCTTTTTAATTTCAATGAAGTCCCTCAACTAGCCCTACTCGGTAACAACAATCCCAATGGTTCTGCTAATGTTGAACCTGAGGAAGTAGATGAAGATCCCGCTGATGTAGACCTTCCTCAGCCTTAAAGGAGTACTCGAGAGAAGGAAATTCTTCAGGTTTCTTTTTAATTCTTTTGTTGATGATTTGATTCTTGGATTGTATTTCAGGCTGTGAATATGCTTGGAGATGCAAACGAGGTATTGAACGAACGTGCAGTAGTTGTAATGGCTCGTATGAGTCATAAGCTTACGGGCCGTGATTTCTCTACGTCTGCGGTTCCAAGCAATCCCACTGCTGATCACAATAACTTGCTCGGAGGAGATTCTCATGAAGTCGAACATGGTTTGTCTGTGAAAGTTCAGGTTCAAAAGCTAATCGATCAAGCTACTTCCCATGAAAATATCTGTCAAAATTATGTCGGGTATGTTCTTCTCCACTCTTGTGCTTATCTGTTTTCATTTGCACAAGTTTGGTTCGTGAGATATGTTTTAAGTCATTTCCAATGGTTCGATGCAAAAATGTGAacaaattttcttgtttttgtttgcaGGTGGTGCCCTTTCTGGTGAGAAGGATCATCTGTTCTGTTTATTGTAAATAGGCTTTGTAAAATTTCGACTAAGTTGCATTTTTTGGATTTAATTCGATGATAAACTATGGTCtttttttatgtaaataatGTGTTAGGTCGATTTGGAGTTTCGTTATCGTTTATAATAGGGCTTTGGAAACTTGTTGCTGCCGGCTTAGTTCCCGGTGATATCCTATAGTACCGTCGGCTTTTGTATCTTTGTCATGTGTTTCAGTCAAAATATtctgaaatgaaaaaaataaaaataataatagtgtgTTAGAATTCCTAGTCATATGTACATATGTTCAGTCAAAGTGGAAAAGTTGTTTCGACAACAATCAACACgccatatatttttcaaaattttggtgtGAACAGAATCAAGCATAAAAGTAAGTTAAATTATTTCAAAGCTCTCATTGATCTAAAGGACGTAAAAGTAAGCAGTTTCCTTATATATGTAAACAGTTTCTCTTTGTGTAGATTGATGTTTCTCTTTCTGTCCTATGGAAGCGCATAGGTCCTGCAATGTTAATTGCTGTGCATAATGGAAAATCTTTTTTACAAACAATCAACCActattaaaatctttttttacaaacaatcaatcttttttaaccgaaccaaaaaccaaaaatgtcggttcggttcggttcggttcggttggTTCGGTTCGGGGCAAAGTCGCAGGGCTAGTTACCTCAGAAAACTCACGGCTAAACAAAAAATGCACGATTTAACTAAGTTAAAATCACGATTTAAAATAGACACGATCTAGTTAGAAAATAACACATGGGTACATTACGCACAGTTTAATCACGAAATAACAGTGGATATTAATCTAACCACGACTTTCCCATGTTATTTCCGTGGCTATAGCTTTTACCCGGAGGCACGAATCTGAAGAAATAtagaaaatacttaaatttataaaacataaaataatagtttagatatgtatatttttatgtttaatataatatagaaaacatttcactttagtttttatttttatttgacataaaaatatcaaaaaataatttagaatatttataatttttgtaacaagttaagagttatgacatctaaaataattcaagacataaaatttataaatatttaaatatctaatgtgaataataaattaaacttcatatctaaaataaaacaagagcaaaacatatattatactaaattatcgatatcaaaaataaattaacaccAAAtcatatcaattaattttggttttctctACCATCATTCACCTTATTTTCTTTAGGTGGCATactgaaatcttcatcaaaaccTATGAATCACAAATATACAActgaaaaatgaaaatctaacttcttaattggaaatttagaatataaaaaacaatctaaaaacataattaaaaacttaaaaaggtaaaaaatatCCATTAGTTCAACTggtggttcaaccggtatcggaTTTCTGGTTTTAGTAGGTCTTCACAGGTTTTTGGGTTt is drawn from Brassica rapa cultivar Chiifu-401-42 chromosome A05, CAAS_Brap_v3.01, whole genome shotgun sequence and contains these coding sequences:
- the LOC117134181 gene encoding serine/threonine-protein kinase TOR-like isoform X2 — protein: MLSFAPNYGNLPLIAKIEVFEYALENTEGNDLSRVMWLKSRSSEVWLERRTNDTRSLAVMSMVGYIFGLGDRQPSNLMLDRYSGKILHIDFGDCFEASMNREKFPEKVPFRLTRMLVKAMEVSGIKGNFRSTCQNVIQVLRTNKDSVMAMMEAFVHDPLINWRLFNFNEVPQLALLGNNNPNGSANVEPEEVDEDPADVDLPQP